CGCCGCCAGAGCCTGCAGAAGCGCCTCGTGGCTGAGACCATTGCGACGAAGCAGGTCGCCGGCCGGGTCCTGCTTGAGCGTCGAGAGGGCCAGGAGAAGATGTTCGGTCGAGACGTATTCGTCTTTGAATTGCTCGGCTTCCTCGAAAGCAACCTTGAAGAGTTCATTCAGGGCCGGACCGAAGTAGTGCTGGGTGAGCCCGCTGACCTTGGGAAGCCGCTCCACCGCCCGCTCCACCTCCAGCGCCAGAGCGTCAGGCGGGACGTCGAGCTTCTGCAACACCGGGAAAACGATGCCTTCGCGCTCGGCAAGCAGGGCGGCAAGCAGGTGAAGCGGCTCCAATTGCTGGTTGCCGTGCTTGCCGGCAATCTCCTGAGCGCCTTCGACCGCCTCCTGGGCCTTCAATGTCAGCCGATCAAAGCGCAGCATGACGATTCACTTCCTTTGTCGAAACCCAAATGCCATTCCGGCCGGCGGGAGGAGCTGTTTTCCGCGTCGGCTTTCATCTTCCGAAGCCGAGATTCCTTCTCTCCGCGCTCCCTCGCTCGAAAACAGTCCCTCCCGCCTCGGGAAGAAGTTCAGTTCTGCGACACGGCGACCTGGATCTGCTTGGGCTTCGCTTCCTCTTTTTTGGGCAGCGTCAGCTTGAGCACGCCCTTCGAAAACTCGGCCTTGACCTTGTCGCTGTCGATCGTGTTCGGAAGCTGGAAGCTGCGGGCAAACGAGCCGAAGGTGCGCTCCACGCGATAGTAGTTCTCTTCCTTTAGTTCCTTTTCGGCCTTCCGCTCACCCTTGATGGTCAGGGTGTTGTTCTCGATGCGGATGTCCACGTCCTTGGCTTCCACTTCGGGAAGATCGGCTTTGAGCACCAGCTCGTGCTCGGTCTCGTAAATGTCCACCGACGGGCTCCAGTGGCCAGCCGCCAACTCGGCGTCCCAGCCAGGGCGGAACCGAGCCATCGTGTCCTCAAACAGCCGGTTCATCCGCTCCTGAAACGTAGTCAAGTCGCGAAACGGTTCCCAACGAACGAGAGTCATGGTGAAACCTACTTGCCTCTTTCACAATCTTAGTGCGAAGACATTATAAAACATGCGCCTTATACTATCAAGACAAGTTATACTTTTGTCTTCAACATGTTAGTACAAGAATACTAGAAAAACGACCCCTGTCGGCCGTGGGCAACCCCCGGGGCTGAACCGTTCGGCTCGCATAGACTGGAAACCAGGTGTGGCCGCTTACCACCTTTGGGACGATCCCTTTGTGACGCGGCACGGATGCGAGAGCCCCTTACGACACTCCGGGGACGCGGGATTTCAGGCTTCTCGGGCGCCCCCTAGGCAGCGCGCAGGATGAGGCATTTGAGGTAGTGGGTTTCTGGGAGGGTGAGCAGGATGGGGTGGTCGCGCGCCTGGGTGCGCCGCTCGAGGACGGTGACGCAGCGGCGGGCATCGTTGGCCGCCTCGGCAACGATTTCCAGGAACAGGTACTCCGGGATGTGATGCGAGCACGAGCAAGTGATCAAGATGCCGCCCGGCCGGAGGATTTTGAGCGCCCGCAGGTTGATTTCCTTGTAGCCGCGGCGGGCAGGCGGCACGCTGGCTCGGTTTTTGGCAAAGGCGGGCGGGTCGAGGATGATGGCGTCGAATCGCCGGCCGCTCTCATCGTAATGTTTCAGGACATCAAACGCATTGGCCTCTTTGAAGGTCACATTGGCGATGTTATTGAGCTGCTGATTGCGCCGGCCGGCTTCCACCGCCGCCGGCGAGAGGTCAATGGCCTCGACAGTATCGGCGTTGGGCGCCACCGTCAGAGCAAAGCCCCCGGCGTAGCAGAAGGCGTCCAGGAGATCGCCGTGGGCGTAACAGAGGGCAGCCCGGCGATTCTCACGCTGGTCGAGAAACGCGCCCGTCTTCTGCCCGTGAAAGGGGTCGAAGTGGAAGCGCACGCCATTTTCCTCAGCGATGATCTCCGGCGGACAATCGCCGTGCAGAACGGAGACCTTCTGTTCCAGGCCTTCGAGCATGCGCACCTTGGGGTCATTGCGCTCAAGGATGGCGCGAGGGGAAAAGCGCTCGACGAGCAATTCGACCAACTCCTGCTTGCGCCGCTCGGTGGCCTGGCTAAGGGTTTGGATCACCAAGCAATCCGCGTAGCGATCGACGATAAACGAGGGTAGCTGGTCGGACTCGCCATAGATGAGACGGAAAACCTGCGTTTGGTTGACGATGGTTTCCCGGAAATGCGCGGCGGCGTCTATGCGAGAGGAGAAGAAGGCGCGGTCAATCGGGATATCATCCCGGGTAAGCAGCCGCAGTGCGATCTGGGAACGGGTGGAGTAGAAGGCCTTGCCCAGAAAGCGACCCCGCTCGTCGGTAACGCGAACCGCGTCGCCCGCCTCGGCCGTTTCCGCCGTTCGGATATCGCTCCGGTAAACCCAAAGATGGCCGGAAAGGAGACGGTCGGCACCCCGCTGGGCAATCGTGACCACTGCTTCGGTCATCGACGCCACCTCATTTGCATGTCGGGCGCGGTGATATCGAGCGAGCCACAGCGGCGGGCGTGGACGCTAGACAGGCCCGCCGAGCCGCCGGCCAGTTGCCTATGTCGCCGAACCGGCAGGCCTCAACCGCTTGATAGCACAGTTTTCCCCGACTTGCCAGGGGAAAGTGCCAGGGGACCGGGCCGGGTTGGTACAATGATGCCGGAGCGATTCGAGCGTTGACGCTTCCGAGCGATTTCGACTACGAGCTTCCCCCCGGGCGGATTGCCCAGCGACCTCTCCCCGAGCGGGATGCCTCGCGCATGCTGGTGCTCGACCGGGCAAGCTCTGCCTGGGAAGACCGCGCCTTTGGCCAATTGCCTGACATCCTACGCGGTGATGAGCTGCTGGTGGTCAACAACGCCAAGGTTTTTCCGGCGCGGCTTTTGGGGCGCCGTCGTGGGGTAAAGGCCCAGCCCATCGGCCGGTACAACCCGGCGCGAAAGGGATTCCTGCACTCCGAGATCGAGGTGTTGCTGGTTCGCCGATGCCAAGAAAACGAGTGGGGAGTATTGGTGCATCCCGGGAGAAAGATTCGCACGGGCGAGGTCTTAATCTTTGGCGACGGCGAACTCGAAGCCGAAGTGGTTGGCCGAGGCGAGTATGGCGAACGCCGGCTGCGCTTCGCCTGCCGGGAAGATTTCCTGAAGGCCATCGACCGGCTGGGCCACGTGCCCCTGCCGCCCTACATTCGCCGGCCGGACGAACCGGCTGACCGCGAGCGCTACCAGACGATCTTCGCGGTCACGCCCGGAGCCATCGCCGCGCCGACGGCCGGACTCCACTTCACCCCGCGTGTCCTGGAGCGGCTCCGAGGCCGGGGCGTCGAGCTCTGCGAGGTGACCTTGCAAGTAGGGCTCGGCACCTTCCAGCCGATCCACACCGGGCAGGTGGAAGCGCACCGGATGCATGCCGAGCCCTACGAGATCAAGGAATCGGCCGCCGCTCAGATTGAGCGGGCTCGCCGGGAAGGCCGGCCGGTGCTCGCCGTGGGCACCACCGTCGTCCGAGCTCTCGAGGCAGCCGCTCAGCCGACCGGCCACTTGGTTGCCGGGACGGGCGAAGCGACGTTGTTCATCTACCCGGGCTATCGCTTCCGGATAGCCGACCAACTGCTCACCAATTTTCACCTGCCGCGTTCCACCTTGCTCCTGATGGTTTGCGCCCTGGCCGGCCGCGAGCTGGTGCTGCGCGCCTATCGGCACGCGGTCGAGCAAGGCTACCGTTTCTACAGCTACGGCGATTGCATGTTGATCCGCTGACTCGTGCCGTTCCAACTCGGTGGAACGTCACTAATCGACTGCGTTTGGGCTTCCCGAGGCAAACGACAGGGCACGGTCCTTGCCAGCAAATCGCAGTTGCTTCAAAGACCTCTGGGAATCCAGCAAGACGCTGGTGTTGGACGTCTTGCGGTCAATTGAAACCCAGCTCGCTTTTGTCTTGACTTCCTGTTTGCCACCGGTGATCACGACGTCGGTTTCGGAGCCGGTCGAGTCAGAAATCTTCACCGTGTACTCGCCAGCCTTCAAGGTAACACCGCCGACATTGACGGGGTCGAAGAAAGTGATGCGCCGGGTCATCCCTTTGGCGGTTGCCAGGCTAACGGCCACAAGGCTGACCAGGGCGACGACAGTGAGTGATTTGCGGAGACTTGACATGATATCCCTCCTGGGTGGTTGTTCGAGATTGCCTTCGAGGGAGGGCCCATGCGGGTAGGGCAGCGACAACTTGGAAGCGATTGACAGGGGAAGGCGCTTCGCGCTAGCCTTGCGGCCGACACAGAGGCTTCCGTGCACACAGCCAAACTTTGTGTCGCTGCCTGCGAAGTGGTCCCTCACTCTGCGGGCATCTTACTTTTTGGGCCCTTCGTCCAGACAGCGTACGACCATCAGAGTAAAATCGTCATCCCGGGGACGGCTGCCGGCGAAATCCTGCACGGCGCCGAGCAGGGAAAAGAGCATGGTGCTGGCTGAGGAACGGCCAGCGCTGCGGGCGGCCGCCAACAACCGTCTCACTCCAAATTCTTCGTCGCTGCCATTGCGGCACTCCACAATCCCATCCGAATAACCAATCAGCGTGTCACCGGGCTCCACCACGACGCGCCCGCTGCCGAAGGAGGCCTGGGGAAGAGCACCGAGAAGCGGGCCGCCCTCTCGCAGCGACTCCACCGTCCCGCCCCGACGCAACAGCAGTGCGGGCGGTTGACCGGCGTTGCAATAGACGAGTTCGCCCCGCCGCGAGTCAAGCCACCCCAGAAAAAGGGAAACCATGGGCGGCCCGGCAGGCAGTCGGCAGAGATCGCGGTTGATGGCCGCCACCGCTGCCGCCGGGTCGGGAAGCGAGCCTGCCCCGATAGGACCGGGGCCCGCGTGGATGCGGATCAAGCCGACCAGGTGAGTGAACCAGAGGCCGGCGGCCAGACCTTTTCCAGCGATATCGCCAACGGCGAGGCCCATTGCCGCGCCCAGCTCCAGCACATCGTAGAAGTCGCCGGAGATGTCGCGCACGGGAAAAATCTCGCTGGCTATTTCGAACCGCCCGCGGCGCAGTTCGCGTGGGGCACAGAGTTTCCGCTGCACCTGGGCTGCGGCAAAGAGCGCCTGGCGCAGCTCATCGTGCTCCCGGTGGAGGGCAGCGAGCTGCTCTTCCCAGGCCCGGTTGCGTTGGCCCAGCTCCGCGCCGCCAAGCTTGGAATCTCCACTCTGGGCGGCGACCGCCTTGCCGCCGGGGCGAGTCTGCCACGCCGGGATGAGCCCACGCTCTGGGCGATCCATAGTCTGGGAGGTTTCTCGAGCCTTGTTCACCGTTGCCCTCAGCACGGAAGCGCTAGCCAACAAACTTATAACCGACGCCATGCACCGTAAGAATAAAACGAGGTTCCGCCGCATTAGGTTCCAGCTTCTGCCGCAGGTGGACGATGTGTGCATCCACCGTGCGGGTGGTCGGATAGTGGTTATAGCCCCAAACGTCCTCGAGCAGACGATCGCGGCTCAAGGTTTCTCCGGCGTGGCAGATAAAGTACTTCAGCAGCTCAAACTCCTTGGCAGAAAAATCGACTGGTTTGCCTTTGCGGAGGACCTGGTAGCTCCGCAAGTTGACCTCCACATCACCGAACGAGTATCTGTCATGCTCCTTGGGAAGGGTGTGGGCGCGGCGGAGAACCGCTTTGACGCGCGCCATCAATTCGCGGATGGAAAACGGCTTGGTGACGTAGTCATCGGCGCCCAGCTCGAGCCCGACGACCTTGTCCACCTCCTGGCCGCGGGCAGTCAGCATGATGACGGGTATGGAAGGCCGCTTGGCCTTGAGCTGCTTGCAGACGTCCAGCCCGCTCATCTTGGGCATCATGACGTCGAGCACCACGAGGTCAGGCGAATCGGAGAGGGCACGCTCGAGGCCTTCGCTGCCATCGCTGGCGGTGATGACCTCGTAGCCCTCGTACTCGAAATTGTCGCGCAAACCGGAAACCATGTTGGGTTCGTCTTCCACGATGAGAATCCTGGTCATGCCCATCACCTCGAACCTCCAACAGAGATGCGAACTGCTGCCCATGTGGAACGATCACACCTCGTTCGCGGCGAAAGCTCCAAGCGCCTGCTGCCGGACATTGCTTCCTTGGTTCTCACGGTCATGCTGCCCCGGCAAAGCCGGCATCCGAATCCAGTGGCAAAGCGATGGTGAACTTGCTGCCCTGCCCCGGAGTGCTCTCCACCGACACCTGCCCGCCATGCGCCTGGACAATGTGACGGACGAGCGAAAGCCCCAGGCCGCTGCCTTTGGTGTTGTGCACCAGCGGATCGCTGGCACGATAAAACTTTTCAAAAATTTTCTGCTGTTCGCTGCGCGGGATGCCGATGCCGCGGTCAATCACTTCCAGCTTCACCACGCCGTTCGAGCGATAAACGTTAATCCCCAGGAATTTGTCGCCCTGGGAGTATTTGAGAGCGTTGTTGACCAAGTTGAGGAGCGAGCGGGCAATCGCCTCGCGGTCCAGCCGGAGCGGCGGCAAATCGTCAGCAATGTTCTGTTGGAACTCGAAGCCCTTCTGCTCGATCTGGTAGCGATAGGACTCGAGCGTGTTGCGCACCAGCTCGGCCAGGTTCGTTTCGCGAAAGTTATATTCTTTTTTGCCCGCTTCGATGCGCGAGAAGTCCAGGATATTGTTGATGAGCGCCGTAAGCCGCTCGCTCTCCTTCCGGATGATGCGGAAGTATTCCTGGTACTTGTCCTGGCTCTTGAGGCGGCCCATCTCCAGCGTTTCCGCGAACAGCCGAATGAGGGAGAGCGGCGTCCGGAGCTCGTGGGAGACGTTCGAAACGAAATCGGACTTGAGCTTGGCCAGCGCCATCTCCCTGGCCACGTTGCGGTACGTGAGCCAGATTCCGCCGGCCAGGAAAAGGGAAAGACCGCCAAGGATGAGAAAACTCGTACGCAAGAATCGCTGGCCCAACGCCTCCACCGTCGTGCCACGGAACTTGATAGCCAGGGTCAGGCCGGGGAAGGCCGTCTCGAAGTTCCGTTCCACCTCCGGCTTGCCGCCGTCCCAGCCGGCGGAAGCAGCCAGCGGCTCCGCCTCCTTCCTGATGTGTACCATCATGACCGGTTGACTGTAGTCGTCCTTGTCCCGGTTCGGTTCGGCAAGGTCCTCCGCCATCAGGTTGTTCAGCGCATCAGGAAAGAATTGGTCCCGGAGGAATTCGCTGTCGAAGACCAGGCCGCCGAAGGCAATGCGGTCTTTTGGCGTCTTGGGCAGTATAAAGAAAGCGATGGATTGATAGCCTTGCTTTTCGCCTCGCGGCGCCCAGTTCGCGTAGAAGGCGAACCGTTCTCCTTCGTAGCGGTCCATTTTGTGGAGCTTCTTGACGAGGTCTTTGGCCTCGAGCCTCATCCACCCCCCCATCATCTTGGAGAGGTCTTCACTCTCGGCAAGGAAGTAGGCTTCCTCGAGCCGCCGAGGTTGGGAGCGGAAGACCATCCCGCTTGTTTCATCGTAGAGGAAAAGATGGGCGGCGTAAGGATACTGCTCGAGGAGCTTGTCCAGCTTTTGGGCGACGGGGTCGTCCGGACAGGGGAATTGTCCCTGCACCTCAGCCACCATCTCCATGGCCCGCCTGGTGATGCGCTTGTCGGCTATCTTGAGCAAGTGGGCGAAGTCTCGTTGGATGGTCGCCTCGATCACCTTGTCCCGGCCCATGGACTTGAGCTTCCAGATGCTCAAGCCGATCAGCGCCGCCGCCGGCAGGCACACGGCGAGTTGCAAGGTCAGCAACAAGCGAGCTCGCTCATTGGGACGCCACCACTTCGTCATCCGAGGCCTCTTTCCCTGGATTGACCAGCTTGTCTAATAGACGCAAATGCTAGCAGAATGTTTCTTCGGCCGTGTCAATCCCGCGTAAAAAGAGGTAAAGAGTTGTGAAAAATTTCGGCGCCTTTTCCGGCTAAGTTGGTCTCTTTTAGGGGAATACCGGGTAGCGGCGGGGCACTTTGCATTGCTAAAGTAAAGGCAGTAGTTAGGGCTGGGCCACTGGCGGAGGGTATGAGGGCTGGGCAGTTTGGCTCGACCAGCCTATAATGCCCCTTTTGCTTTGCCATGCGCTATCTGATCCTGAGCGACATTCATTCGAACCTGTCCGCCCTGGAAGCCGTACTCGCGGCCGTTGAGGGAAAG
The DNA window shown above is from Candidatus Acidiferrales bacterium and carries:
- a CDS encoding response regulator transcription factor yields the protein MTRILIVEDEPNMVSGLRDNFEYEGYEVITASDGSEGLERALSDSPDLVVLDVMMPKMSGLDVCKQLKAKRPSIPVIMLTARGQEVDKVVGLELGADDYVTKPFSIRELMARVKAVLRRAHTLPKEHDRYSFGDVEVNLRSYQVLRKGKPVDFSAKEFELLKYFICHAGETLSRDRLLEDVWGYNHYPTTRTVDAHIVHLRQKLEPNAAEPRFILTVHGVGYKFVG
- a CDS encoding PP2C family protein-serine/threonine phosphatase — translated: MDRPERGLIPAWQTRPGGKAVAAQSGDSKLGGAELGQRNRAWEEQLAALHREHDELRQALFAAAQVQRKLCAPRELRRGRFEIASEIFPVRDISGDFYDVLELGAAMGLAVGDIAGKGLAAGLWFTHLVGLIRIHAGPGPIGAGSLPDPAAAVAAINRDLCRLPAGPPMVSLFLGWLDSRRGELVYCNAGQPPALLLRRGGTVESLREGGPLLGALPQASFGSGRVVVEPGDTLIGYSDGIVECRNGSDEEFGVRRLLAAARSAGRSSASTMLFSLLGAVQDFAGSRPRDDDFTLMVVRCLDEGPKK
- a CDS encoding Hsp20/alpha crystallin family protein: MTLVRWEPFRDLTTFQERMNRLFEDTMARFRPGWDAELAAGHWSPSVDIYETEHELVLKADLPEVEAKDVDIRIENNTLTIKGERKAEKELKEENYYRVERTFGSFARSFQLPNTIDSDKVKAEFSKGVLKLTLPKKEEAKPKQIQVAVSQN
- a CDS encoding class I SAM-dependent rRNA methyltransferase; the protein is MTEAVVTIAQRGADRLLSGHLWVYRSDIRTAETAEAGDAVRVTDERGRFLGKAFYSTRSQIALRLLTRDDIPIDRAFFSSRIDAAAHFRETIVNQTQVFRLIYGESDQLPSFIVDRYADCLVIQTLSQATERRKQELVELLVERFSPRAILERNDPKVRMLEGLEQKVSVLHGDCPPEIIAEENGVRFHFDPFHGQKTGAFLDQRENRRAALCYAHGDLLDAFCYAGGFALTVAPNADTVEAIDLSPAAVEAGRRNQQLNNIANVTFKEANAFDVLKHYDESGRRFDAIILDPPAFAKNRASVPPARRGYKEINLRALKILRPGGILITCSCSHHIPEYLFLEIVAEAANDARRCVTVLERRTQARDHPILLTLPETHYLKCLILRAA
- the queA gene encoding tRNA preQ1(34) S-adenosylmethionine ribosyltransferase-isomerase QueA; this encodes MTLPSDFDYELPPGRIAQRPLPERDASRMLVLDRASSAWEDRAFGQLPDILRGDELLVVNNAKVFPARLLGRRRGVKAQPIGRYNPARKGFLHSEIEVLLVRRCQENEWGVLVHPGRKIRTGEVLIFGDGELEAEVVGRGEYGERRLRFACREDFLKAIDRLGHVPLPPYIRRPDEPADRERYQTIFAVTPGAIAAPTAGLHFTPRVLERLRGRGVELCEVTLQVGLGTFQPIHTGQVEAHRMHAEPYEIKESAAAQIERARREGRPVLAVGTTVVRALEAAAQPTGHLVAGTGEATLFIYPGYRFRIADQLLTNFHLPRSTLLLMVCALAGRELVLRAYRHAVEQGYRFYSYGDCMLIR
- a CDS encoding HAMP domain-containing sensor histidine kinase; this translates as MTKWWRPNERARLLLTLQLAVCLPAAALIGLSIWKLKSMGRDKVIEATIQRDFAHLLKIADKRITRRAMEMVAEVQGQFPCPDDPVAQKLDKLLEQYPYAAHLFLYDETSGMVFRSQPRRLEEAYFLAESEDLSKMMGGWMRLEAKDLVKKLHKMDRYEGERFAFYANWAPRGEKQGYQSIAFFILPKTPKDRIAFGGLVFDSEFLRDQFFPDALNNLMAEDLAEPNRDKDDYSQPVMMVHIRKEAEPLAASAGWDGGKPEVERNFETAFPGLTLAIKFRGTTVEALGQRFLRTSFLILGGLSLFLAGGIWLTYRNVAREMALAKLKSDFVSNVSHELRTPLSLIRLFAETLEMGRLKSQDKYQEYFRIIRKESERLTALINNILDFSRIEAGKKEYNFRETNLAELVRNTLESYRYQIEQKGFEFQQNIADDLPPLRLDREAIARSLLNLVNNALKYSQGDKFLGINVYRSNGVVKLEVIDRGIGIPRSEQQKIFEKFYRASDPLVHNTKGSGLGLSLVRHIVQAHGGQVSVESTPGQGSKFTIALPLDSDAGFAGAA